In the Nymphalis io chromosome 2, ilAglIoxx1.1, whole genome shotgun sequence genome, one interval contains:
- the LOC126779536 gene encoding uncharacterized protein LOC126779536 isoform X2 translates to MNCNTSNVNEGMNIKPSARKSIHSNCNTCNIHCHKNMGVYGLKVHKKREEKSEDTLQEQGVDEIDNVMSKMARQASPIPMRRNNDEKYRRNSFGIDNDDSSDESDNENILSKSSPATFSYSSEDLYTSALQNELQRSRNESSHSINNMSPFRIQNISAEIQHIKYRTSLGQDVKTNSLRESSNQFVIAMIILLLAVIMFLYNQYVVDQAITNNVYDKFTFDRDVTDLKEKYNIKENSILQVKTGVAAIFDNQDTASFIFVYNSDSVNFNPMRFNNFVEDIATTTSRYLRNESKEVHVTVDTSNLMEQSTKDFMNQYQDKVIRTGVMLVKDVDTVPSQLAMAFHYYCDEYNPLVKRSAIFFTLNLANCSIISDKKSSHYYVEKCLANKWNTVGEEKIGPLLTRVVNIVVDVTQTF, encoded by the exons AATGAGGGGATGAATATAAAACCATCTGCAAGAAAAAGTATTCACAGTAACTGTAATACATGTAATATTCATTGTCATAAAAACATGGGAGTGTATGGCTTGAAAGTACACAAGAAGCGAGAGGAAAAGTCTGAAGATACATTACAAGAACAAGGAGTAGACGAAATAGACAATGTCATGAg taagatGGCTCGACAAGCTAGTCCTATTCCTATGAGAAGAAACAACGATGAAAAATACAGAAGAAACTCATTCGGCATTGATAATGATGATTCTAGTGATGAATCAGATAATGA AAATATATTATCCAAATCTTCTCCTGCAACATTTTCATATTCCAGTGAAGATTTATACACCAGTGCATTGCAAAATGAGCTTCAAAGAAGTAGAAATGAATCAAGCCATTCCATCAATAATATGTCACCATTTCGAATACAGAATATCAGTGCTGAGATACAGCACATAAAATATCGTACTTCCTTAGGACAAGATGTAAAAACTAATTCACTAAGAGAATCAAGCAATCAATTTGTTATAGCAATGATCATTTTACTTCTTGCTGTTATAATGTTTCTCTACAACCAATATGTTGTTGATCAGGCCATAACAAACAATGTATATGATAAGTTTACATTTGATAGGGATGTGACAGATTTGAAAGAAAAGTATAACATAAAAGAGAACTCTATCTTGCAAGTAAAAACAG GTGTGGCAGCAATTTTCGATAACCAAGATACAGCATCTTTTATATTTGTGTACAACAGTGACAGTGTCAACTTCAATCCAATGAGATTTAACAATTTCGTAGAAGACATTGCTACCACTACTTCTAGATATTTAC GTAATGAAAGTAAGGAAGTCCATGTGACTGTGGATACATCCAACCTAATGGAGCAAAGTACAAAAGATTTTATGAACCAATATCAAGATAAAGTAATTAGAACTGGTGTGATGCTTGTTAAAGATGTTGACACTGTCCCATCCCAGCTTGCTATGGCCTTTCACTATTATTGTGATGAATACAACCCTTTGGTCAAAAGAAGTGCTATATTCTTCACATTGAATTTAGCCAACTGTTCTATTATCTCTG atAAAAAATCAAGTCATTATTATGTTGAAAAATGTCTAGCAAACAAATGGAATACTGTAGGTGAAGAAAAGATTGGACCTTTGTTGACCAGAGTGGTCAATATTGTTGTAGATGTAACCCAAACATTTTAA
- the LOC126779536 gene encoding uncharacterized protein LOC126779536 isoform X3 → MNDLPSNNLKNEGMNIKPSARKSIHSNCNTCNIHCHKNMGVYGLKVHKKREEKSEDTLQEQGVDEIDNVMSKMARQASPIPMRRNNDEKYRRNSFGIDNDDSSDESDNDEDLYTSALQNELQRSRNESSHSINNMSPFRIQNISAEIQHIKYRTSLGQDVKTNSLRESSNQFVIAMIILLLAVIMFLYNQYVVDQAITNNVYDKFTFDRDVTDLKEKYNIKENSILQVKTGVAAIFDNQDTASFIFVYNSDSVNFNPMRFNNFVEDIATTTSRYLRNESKEVHVTVDTSNLMEQSTKDFMNQYQDKVIRTGVMLVKDVDTVPSQLAMAFHYYCDEYNPLVKRSAIFFTLNLANCSIISDKKSSHYYVEKCLANKWNTVGEEKIGPLLTRVVNIVVDVTQTF, encoded by the exons AATGAGGGGATGAATATAAAACCATCTGCAAGAAAAAGTATTCACAGTAACTGTAATACATGTAATATTCATTGTCATAAAAACATGGGAGTGTATGGCTTGAAAGTACACAAGAAGCGAGAGGAAAAGTCTGAAGATACATTACAAGAACAAGGAGTAGACGAAATAGACAATGTCATGAg taagatGGCTCGACAAGCTAGTCCTATTCCTATGAGAAGAAACAACGATGAAAAATACAGAAGAAACTCATTCGGCATTGATAATGATGATTCTAGTGATGAATCAGATAATGA TGAAGATTTATACACCAGTGCATTGCAAAATGAGCTTCAAAGAAGTAGAAATGAATCAAGCCATTCCATCAATAATATGTCACCATTTCGAATACAGAATATCAGTGCTGAGATACAGCACATAAAATATCGTACTTCCTTAGGACAAGATGTAAAAACTAATTCACTAAGAGAATCAAGCAATCAATTTGTTATAGCAATGATCATTTTACTTCTTGCTGTTATAATGTTTCTCTACAACCAATATGTTGTTGATCAGGCCATAACAAACAATGTATATGATAAGTTTACATTTGATAGGGATGTGACAGATTTGAAAGAAAAGTATAACATAAAAGAGAACTCTATCTTGCAAGTAAAAACAG GTGTGGCAGCAATTTTCGATAACCAAGATACAGCATCTTTTATATTTGTGTACAACAGTGACAGTGTCAACTTCAATCCAATGAGATTTAACAATTTCGTAGAAGACATTGCTACCACTACTTCTAGATATTTAC GTAATGAAAGTAAGGAAGTCCATGTGACTGTGGATACATCCAACCTAATGGAGCAAAGTACAAAAGATTTTATGAACCAATATCAAGATAAAGTAATTAGAACTGGTGTGATGCTTGTTAAAGATGTTGACACTGTCCCATCCCAGCTTGCTATGGCCTTTCACTATTATTGTGATGAATACAACCCTTTGGTCAAAAGAAGTGCTATATTCTTCACATTGAATTTAGCCAACTGTTCTATTATCTCTG atAAAAAATCAAGTCATTATTATGTTGAAAAATGTCTAGCAAACAAATGGAATACTGTAGGTGAAGAAAAGATTGGACCTTTGTTGACCAGAGTGGTCAATATTGTTGTAGATGTAACCCAAACATTTTAA
- the LOC126779536 gene encoding uncharacterized protein LOC126779536 isoform X1: MNDLPSNNLKNEGMNIKPSARKSIHSNCNTCNIHCHKNMGVYGLKVHKKREEKSEDTLQEQGVDEIDNVMSKMARQASPIPMRRNNDEKYRRNSFGIDNDDSSDESDNENILSKSSPATFSYSSEDLYTSALQNELQRSRNESSHSINNMSPFRIQNISAEIQHIKYRTSLGQDVKTNSLRESSNQFVIAMIILLLAVIMFLYNQYVVDQAITNNVYDKFTFDRDVTDLKEKYNIKENSILQVKTGVAAIFDNQDTASFIFVYNSDSVNFNPMRFNNFVEDIATTTSRYLRNESKEVHVTVDTSNLMEQSTKDFMNQYQDKVIRTGVMLVKDVDTVPSQLAMAFHYYCDEYNPLVKRSAIFFTLNLANCSIISDKKSSHYYVEKCLANKWNTVGEEKIGPLLTRVVNIVVDVTQTF; this comes from the exons AATGAGGGGATGAATATAAAACCATCTGCAAGAAAAAGTATTCACAGTAACTGTAATACATGTAATATTCATTGTCATAAAAACATGGGAGTGTATGGCTTGAAAGTACACAAGAAGCGAGAGGAAAAGTCTGAAGATACATTACAAGAACAAGGAGTAGACGAAATAGACAATGTCATGAg taagatGGCTCGACAAGCTAGTCCTATTCCTATGAGAAGAAACAACGATGAAAAATACAGAAGAAACTCATTCGGCATTGATAATGATGATTCTAGTGATGAATCAGATAATGA AAATATATTATCCAAATCTTCTCCTGCAACATTTTCATATTCCAGTGAAGATTTATACACCAGTGCATTGCAAAATGAGCTTCAAAGAAGTAGAAATGAATCAAGCCATTCCATCAATAATATGTCACCATTTCGAATACAGAATATCAGTGCTGAGATACAGCACATAAAATATCGTACTTCCTTAGGACAAGATGTAAAAACTAATTCACTAAGAGAATCAAGCAATCAATTTGTTATAGCAATGATCATTTTACTTCTTGCTGTTATAATGTTTCTCTACAACCAATATGTTGTTGATCAGGCCATAACAAACAATGTATATGATAAGTTTACATTTGATAGGGATGTGACAGATTTGAAAGAAAAGTATAACATAAAAGAGAACTCTATCTTGCAAGTAAAAACAG GTGTGGCAGCAATTTTCGATAACCAAGATACAGCATCTTTTATATTTGTGTACAACAGTGACAGTGTCAACTTCAATCCAATGAGATTTAACAATTTCGTAGAAGACATTGCTACCACTACTTCTAGATATTTAC GTAATGAAAGTAAGGAAGTCCATGTGACTGTGGATACATCCAACCTAATGGAGCAAAGTACAAAAGATTTTATGAACCAATATCAAGATAAAGTAATTAGAACTGGTGTGATGCTTGTTAAAGATGTTGACACTGTCCCATCCCAGCTTGCTATGGCCTTTCACTATTATTGTGATGAATACAACCCTTTGGTCAAAAGAAGTGCTATATTCTTCACATTGAATTTAGCCAACTGTTCTATTATCTCTG atAAAAAATCAAGTCATTATTATGTTGAAAAATGTCTAGCAAACAAATGGAATACTGTAGGTGAAGAAAAGATTGGACCTTTGTTGACCAGAGTGGTCAATATTGTTGTAGATGTAACCCAAACATTTTAA